In Erpetoichthys calabaricus chromosome 6, fErpCal1.3, whole genome shotgun sequence, one genomic interval encodes:
- the LOC127528470 gene encoding tigger transposable element-derived protein 1-like, giving the protein MSTKRKLSLCTPQPAKKERKAIDLDTKMMIIKQYEGGKKVNAIACDMKLSHSTVSTILKDKNRIREAVKGSAPLQSTVITKQRTGPIHEMEKLLNIWMEDQIQKRTPLSLFTVQLKARSLFATLKERAGEDYSQEFVASTGWFKRFKKRFQLHNVRVTGEAAGADEEGASKFVDSLNEIIKAEGYLAEQIFNVDETGFYWKQMPGRTYIHKEAKSMPGFKAHKDRLTLLLGGNIAGFKLKPFLIYHSENPRAFKNVNKHTLPVYYRSNRNAWMNQALFEDWFSNCFIHQVREYCLERGIPFKIILLLDNAPGHPRHLADLYPNVKVFFLPPNTTPLIQPMDQGVIATLKANYLRSAFAQAIAAIDADPELSLRDFWKQYNILKCIKNLATAWDSVTEKF; this is encoded by the exons atgtcTACCAAGAGGAAATTGTCTCTGTGCACTCCTCAGCCtgccaaaaaggaaagaaaggccaTTGATCTAGACAccaaaatgatgataataaaacagtatgaaggaggaaagaaagtgaatgcgATCGCATGTGATATGAAGTTATCACACTCTACTGTGTCGACtattttaaaggacaaaaatagAATTCGTGAAGCTGTGAAAGGTTCTGCACCTTTGCAATCAACAGTGATTACGAAGCAACGTACCGGGCCCATCCatgaaatggagaaattgttAAACATTTGGATGGAAGATCAGATTCAAAAGCGGACGCCGTTAAGCCTCTTTACAGTACAGTTGAAGGCTAGAAGCCTGTTTGCGACTTTAAAGGAACGCGCTGGAGAAGACTACAGTCAAGAATTTGTGGCAAGTACTGGTTGGTTTAAGAGGTTTAAGAAAAGATTCCAGTTGCATAATGTTCGAGTGACTGGAGAAGCAGCAGGTGCGGATGAGGAAGGAGCTAGTAAATTTGTCGACAGTTTAAACGAAATAATTAAGGCTGAGGGTTATCTCGCAGAGCAGATTTTTAATGTGGATGAAACAGGGTTTTATTGGAAGCAGATGCCAGGACGCACTTACATCCACAAAGAAGCCAAAAGCATGCCAGGATTTAAAGCACACAAGGATAGACTGACTCTACTGCTTGGCGGGAATATCGCGGGGTTCAAGCTGAAGCCCTTCTTAATTTATCATTCCGAAAATCCACGTGCATTTAAGAATGTCAACAAGCACACTTTGCCAGTTTATTATAGGTCAAACCGTAATGCCTGGATGAACCAGGCTTTATTTGAGGATTGGTTCAGTAATTGTTTCATTCATCAAGTGCGTGAGTACTGTTTGGAGAGAGGAATTCCCTTCAAAATTATACTGTTGCTCGATAATGCGCCTGGACATCCACGTCACTTAGCTGATCTCTATCCcaatgtgaaagtgttttttttgccCCCAAACACTACTCCACTTATTCAACCGATGGACCAAGGTGTGATTGCTACATTAAAGGCAAACTATCTCAGATCTGCCTTCGCCCAAGCCATAGCTGCAATAGATGCCGACCCGGAACTATCACTACGCGACTTTTGGAAACAGTATAATATTCTTAAGTGTATAAAGAATCTTGCTACCGCGTGGGACTCTGTGACGGaaaagt TCTAG